The following are encoded in a window of Mycobacterium vicinigordonae genomic DNA:
- a CDS encoding tyrosine-type recombinase/integrase, translating into MSTDETQPQKRAERTDSSIKPIKRNGKVIGYRARPTLGTDPVTGRQVRPTKVFKTKKPAQDWVTEQRQQWSTATWAPKSTRTFDEVADHWLKLRAADPSIGPNTVRADRESLAYARRAFGAVPVQKLTPATFADWSASLTGKGRKPLAPATKRRAIVRLKSVMAHARKMRWLTYDPSADLESPEQKAITATAADDIWTPTQMSAFLDHVAAHRLGGCFALTLLGLRREEVGGLRWSDVDLETGALRVRQARVDVNGRDHIVPTKTDRSARDLPVPPRELAMLKAMRATHLRERLAVGRPLAVADLLLSRADGTPLPVRDYSREFTTQREAAGLKAITLGKLRHSNISRMRAAGIAADVVAAWHGHTERMTQAVYGRVTDDRLTAASAVFSAAVGQS; encoded by the coding sequence ATGAGCACCGACGAGACACAGCCACAGAAGCGTGCCGAACGCACTGACAGCTCGATCAAGCCAATCAAGCGCAACGGCAAAGTGATTGGTTACAGAGCACGCCCGACACTCGGTACCGACCCGGTTACGGGGCGGCAGGTCCGTCCAACGAAGGTGTTCAAGACCAAGAAACCCGCTCAAGATTGGGTCACCGAGCAGCGCCAGCAGTGGAGCACGGCGACGTGGGCGCCGAAGTCGACGCGCACGTTCGACGAGGTTGCCGACCATTGGCTCAAGCTGCGCGCGGCCGACCCCTCAATCGGCCCGAATACCGTTCGTGCCGACCGTGAATCGCTGGCCTACGCACGTCGCGCCTTCGGCGCGGTCCCGGTCCAGAAGCTCACCCCCGCCACTTTCGCCGACTGGTCCGCATCCCTGACCGGCAAGGGCAGAAAGCCACTCGCGCCGGCCACCAAGCGCCGCGCGATAGTCCGACTCAAATCGGTGATGGCGCACGCACGCAAAATGCGCTGGCTGACCTATGACCCCTCGGCTGACCTCGAATCACCTGAGCAGAAGGCGATCACCGCCACCGCCGCAGATGACATTTGGACACCGACGCAGATGAGCGCGTTCCTCGATCACGTCGCCGCCCACCGTCTCGGCGGGTGCTTCGCCCTGACCCTGCTCGGGCTGCGCCGCGAGGAGGTCGGCGGGCTGCGCTGGTCGGACGTCGACCTCGAAACAGGTGCGCTGCGTGTCCGTCAGGCGCGAGTCGACGTCAACGGACGCGACCACATCGTGCCGACCAAGACCGACCGCAGCGCTCGCGACCTGCCGGTGCCACCGCGCGAGCTGGCGATGCTCAAGGCCATGCGCGCGACTCATCTGCGCGAGCGGCTGGCCGTGGGCCGACCGTTGGCCGTCGCCGATCTGCTGCTCTCGCGGGCCGATGGCACACCGCTGCCCGTGCGCGATTACAGCCGCGAGTTCACCACGCAGCGCGAGGCGGCAGGACTCAAGGCGATCACCCTCGGGAAGCTACGGCACTCGAACATCTCGCGGATGCGCGCGGCGGGTATCGCCGCCGATGTCGTCGCCGCCTGGCACGGCCACACCGAGCGCATGACTCAGGCGGTCTACGGGCGCGTGACCGACGACCGGCTGACCGCCGCGTCGGCGGTGTTCTCGGCAGCGGTAGGACAGAGTTAG
- a CDS encoding excisionase family DNA-binding protein, whose amino-acid sequence MTTGATTQTRFTVDELRNEPATISVERASQYLGLSRAFAYQMARDGRLSTLSVGPRRVRVITAALLRDLTAEAR is encoded by the coding sequence ATGACAACTGGCGCAACGACACAGACACGGTTCACCGTGGACGAATTACGAAATGAGCCCGCAACGATCAGCGTCGAGCGTGCCTCTCAATACCTTGGCCTCTCAAGGGCATTCGCGTATCAAATGGCCCGCGACGGACGACTGTCGACACTGTCCGTGGGCCCGCGGCGGGTCCGAGTTATCACCGCTGCGCTGTTGCGCGATCTCACCGCTGAAGCGCGCTAG
- a CDS encoding helix-turn-helix transcriptional regulator — MPDAPYVVDPPAAGRRLGVNVDTLKRWRRLGIGPTYIRIAHNRVRYRVADLDAWLDARAVIPESPAAQSV; from the coding sequence ATGCCTGACGCTCCCTACGTCGTTGATCCGCCGGCCGCCGGGCGGCGACTCGGCGTCAACGTCGACACACTCAAACGCTGGCGGCGCCTTGGCATTGGGCCGACGTACATCCGGATCGCGCACAATCGCGTGCGCTATCGCGTGGCCGATCTGGATGCCTGGTTAGATGCCCGCGCCGTAATACCGGAATCACCAGCGGCACAGTCGGTCTGA
- a CDS encoding flagellar hook-length control protein, whose protein sequence is MSTDATPADDVIKAAMSIAKDAAEGRLDPADLDAELAEQCRQLVGQVVGEGDPLFALQCQIARGVLAVGGIPADELGEFLALARRRKGRA, encoded by the coding sequence ATGAGCACAGACGCAACACCGGCCGACGACGTGATCAAGGCAGCGATGTCGATTGCCAAGGATGCGGCCGAAGGCCGGCTTGATCCCGCCGACCTGGACGCCGAATTGGCCGAGCAGTGTCGCCAGCTCGTCGGCCAGGTGGTCGGCGAGGGAGATCCGCTATTCGCCCTGCAATGCCAGATCGCACGCGGCGTGCTCGCAGTCGGCGGCATCCCTGCCGACGAACTCGGCGAGTTTCTTGCCCTGGCTCGCCGACGAAAGGGACGCGCGTGA
- a CDS encoding terminase large subunit domain-containing protein: MRPLVGTRCLSARRQQRRPASPAELAERTIPGYRRTPAVEMISDALADAITQPDRRTIITCPPRESKSTTVAVIGTLFALSRNPDERVILASYADSLAWEHSRTTRALVEEHSDLLGFRLSADKTSAARWAVDGRRGGLLAVGITSGVTGFGAGLLLIDDATKNAAEADSEASRARVLAEFRATLMTRVHPGGSVVIIGTRWHERDLIGSLLREEPERWTHVNIPAVAEGGIPDALDRPPGVAMTSALGRTREQFDDLRSSVGERAWYALFEGVPSSPEGGLIKREWLDDWRLPAAPPNPVRTVVAVDPADSGERDAAGVVAASLTADGQVALIADVSAHMTSDEWARAAVDLAVSVGAVEIAVEAFAAGTTYTRVVREALARTDVGRFIKVSAWPPKGRPRGGNAESRAAPLLQALETGRCRLAGHFPELETAAVQWQGGAQHCPDQVSALVIAHDRLAPVAGHRIEFSPLDLTRRITDRPGPNELAKLGQLGRTVGQPQVSAPAHLTRSLRHGGRSGYDRLRGLLRGATGRT; the protein is encoded by the coding sequence GTGAGACCCCTGGTGGGCACTCGATGCCTGTCGGCTCGACGACAGCAACGACGCCCAGCCAGCCCGGCCGAGCTGGCCGAGCGGACCATTCCGGGCTATCGGCGAACGCCCGCGGTCGAAATGATCAGTGACGCCCTGGCCGACGCGATCACTCAGCCCGATCGCCGCACCATCATCACGTGTCCCCCGCGGGAATCGAAATCGACCACGGTCGCCGTGATCGGCACGCTGTTCGCGTTGTCCCGCAACCCCGATGAGCGGGTGATACTGGCCTCGTACGCCGATTCTTTGGCTTGGGAGCATTCGCGCACCACGCGCGCGCTCGTCGAGGAGCACTCGGACCTGTTGGGTTTCCGGCTCTCCGCAGACAAGACGAGCGCGGCCCGCTGGGCGGTCGACGGCCGTCGCGGTGGCCTTCTGGCGGTCGGCATTACCTCCGGTGTGACGGGTTTCGGCGCGGGGTTATTGCTTATTGACGATGCCACCAAAAACGCGGCCGAAGCCGACAGCGAAGCCAGCCGTGCTCGCGTACTCGCGGAATTTCGAGCCACGCTGATGACGCGTGTTCACCCTGGCGGCAGCGTGGTCATCATCGGGACCCGCTGGCACGAAAGAGATCTGATCGGTTCGCTACTCCGGGAGGAACCGGAGCGGTGGACCCATGTCAACATCCCGGCCGTGGCCGAAGGTGGGATACCCGACGCGCTGGATCGGCCGCCCGGCGTGGCGATGACCTCGGCGCTGGGCCGTACCCGTGAGCAGTTCGACGACTTGCGTAGCTCGGTCGGCGAGCGCGCCTGGTACGCCCTGTTTGAGGGCGTGCCGAGCAGTCCCGAGGGCGGCCTGATCAAACGGGAATGGCTCGACGACTGGCGCCTACCGGCAGCGCCGCCGAATCCGGTGAGAACGGTCGTGGCGGTGGACCCGGCCGACAGCGGCGAGCGAGACGCGGCCGGTGTCGTTGCGGCCTCGCTAACCGCAGACGGCCAGGTCGCACTGATTGCAGACGTATCTGCCCATATGACGAGCGATGAATGGGCCAGGGCTGCGGTCGATTTGGCGGTAAGCGTGGGAGCGGTGGAGATCGCGGTAGAAGCCTTCGCCGCTGGGACCACCTATACGCGCGTGGTTCGCGAAGCACTCGCGCGCACCGACGTGGGCCGGTTCATCAAGGTCAGCGCCTGGCCGCCCAAAGGCCGGCCCCGCGGCGGCAACGCGGAATCACGCGCTGCGCCGCTGCTTCAGGCACTCGAAACCGGGAGATGCCGCCTGGCCGGCCATTTCCCCGAACTCGAAACCGCTGCAGTCCAATGGCAAGGCGGTGCCCAACACTGCCCAGACCAGGTATCCGCGTTGGTCATCGCCCACGACCGCCTGGCGCCCGTGGCCGGCCACCGTATTGAGTTCTCACCGCTGGACCTCACGCGCCGGATAACTGACCGGCCCGGCCCTAACGAACTTGCGAAGCTCGGCCAGCTCGGCCGCACGGTCGGCCAGCCGCAGGTGAGCGCACCTGCGCACCTGACCAGGAGCCTGCGCCACGGTGGCCGCAGCGGGTATGACCGGTTGCGCGGTCTGTTGCGCGGAGCCACAGGCCGCACCTGA
- a CDS encoding recombinase family protein: MSAAIAAIEDGKAAVLMVAKTDRVARGLRTLLDVIDRVERADGAVVAVDSTIDTSTAAGRFQTQIMGSVAELERALISDRTKAALAVRKAQGVRLGRPSTLPREVVVRIVQAKAAGASLRAIAAELTAEGVPSARGGKWEAATIKRVLEGQDAERVRAEMA, translated from the coding sequence TTGTCCGCAGCGATCGCGGCCATTGAGGATGGCAAAGCCGCGGTGCTCATGGTCGCCAAGACAGACCGCGTTGCTCGCGGGCTGCGTACGTTGCTCGATGTGATCGACCGGGTTGAGCGTGCTGATGGTGCGGTGGTCGCCGTCGATAGCACCATCGACACCAGCACTGCCGCTGGCCGGTTCCAGACTCAGATCATGGGCTCGGTGGCCGAGCTGGAACGTGCGCTGATCAGTGACCGCACCAAGGCCGCGCTTGCCGTGCGTAAGGCTCAAGGTGTTCGGCTTGGCCGGCCGTCGACACTGCCGCGTGAGGTCGTGGTGCGCATCGTGCAGGCCAAGGCAGCCGGTGCATCACTGCGCGCGATCGCGGCCGAGCTGACTGCCGAAGGTGTGCCCAGTGCACGCGGTGGCAAGTGGGAAGCTGCCACCATCAAGCGCGTGCTCGAAGGCCAGGACGCCGAGCGTGTGCGCGCTGAGATGGCCTGA
- a CDS encoding recombinase family protein — protein sequence MCKQNGRFVNTFAAAGRVIAYVRVSTDEQAASGAGLEAQRAAIEAEAARRGWTIVGWHADTGISGSKRVEQRPVCPQRSRPLRMAKPRCSWSPRQTALLAGCVRCSM from the coding sequence ATGTGTAAACAAAACGGTCGATTCGTTAACACCTTTGCTGCCGCTGGCCGCGTCATCGCCTACGTCCGGGTTTCGACTGACGAGCAGGCAGCCTCGGGTGCCGGACTCGAAGCGCAGCGCGCAGCCATCGAAGCCGAGGCGGCGCGTCGTGGGTGGACCATCGTGGGATGGCACGCGGATACCGGAATCAGCGGGTCCAAGCGAGTCGAGCAGCGGCCCGTTTGTCCGCAGCGATCGCGGCCATTGAGGATGGCAAAGCCGCGGTGCTCATGGTCGCCAAGACAGACCGCGTTGCTCGCGGGCTGCGTACGTTGCTCGATGTGA
- a CDS encoding XRE family transcriptional regulator, which yields MAAALNRGARLTDLRELLQLTQNELAQAADVPQSTISAVEKGDRELTPAMVNAVCAGVRVPLTFFDFPAVRVDPAAVHFRKMSSAGVKSTKSALRYFEELQRITNLLMEEWSGKRTELKPVTGHIDGADIEEIAVEVRDELGISQDQPVKHVMRAVERSGIAVAPLVRLGMDHPAFDGHSGMSRARSESALVMFAPSTAGDRQRFTVAHELGHLKLHFARTVDDERTREKEAHRFAGALLYPRHVAKRDISESLSLNGYARIKARWGIAIQALIQRGRDLRLISTDRHRSLMIQVSSRGWRKNEPVEVGVEHPILLWRLLSSKYGDAPYMAASHDFGIAPELLELWIPNRAAKRGPTGDVVPLFSTGQRSTRNPRQRH from the coding sequence GTGGCGGCAGCGCTTAACCGCGGTGCCCGATTGACTGATCTTCGCGAGCTCTTGCAGCTCACTCAAAACGAACTTGCGCAGGCGGCCGATGTTCCGCAATCAACGATTTCAGCTGTCGAGAAAGGTGACAGGGAGCTAACGCCAGCGATGGTGAACGCGGTGTGTGCGGGCGTGCGCGTACCGTTGACATTCTTCGATTTCCCCGCGGTGCGTGTTGATCCGGCCGCAGTGCATTTCAGGAAGATGTCAAGCGCGGGAGTGAAATCCACTAAGTCGGCTCTGCGCTATTTCGAAGAGCTGCAGCGCATTACGAATTTGCTCATGGAGGAGTGGAGCGGAAAGCGTACGGAGCTGAAGCCAGTCACGGGCCATATTGATGGAGCAGACATTGAGGAGATCGCTGTCGAGGTTCGTGACGAGTTGGGGATATCGCAGGATCAACCCGTAAAGCACGTGATGCGAGCGGTCGAACGGTCGGGGATCGCTGTCGCGCCGCTGGTGCGTCTAGGTATGGACCACCCGGCGTTTGACGGACATTCCGGGATGTCCCGCGCTAGGTCGGAATCAGCGTTGGTTATGTTCGCTCCCAGCACCGCCGGTGATCGTCAACGCTTTACTGTTGCACACGAACTCGGTCATTTGAAATTGCATTTCGCCCGAACGGTCGATGACGAGCGCACTCGAGAGAAGGAAGCACACCGATTTGCCGGCGCACTTTTATACCCGCGACACGTTGCTAAGCGCGACATTTCGGAATCTCTGAGCCTCAACGGTTATGCACGTATCAAGGCGCGATGGGGCATCGCGATTCAGGCACTGATTCAACGCGGTCGCGACTTGCGACTGATCTCGACCGACCGTCATAGATCGCTGATGATCCAAGTGTCTTCCCGGGGATGGCGAAAAAATGAGCCTGTCGAAGTCGGCGTAGAGCATCCGATCTTGCTCTGGCGCTTGCTTTCTTCGAAGTATGGTGACGCACCGTACATGGCTGCCTCACACGATTTCGGTATCGCTCCGGAGCTACTCGAACTCTGGATACCAAATCGAGCAGCGAAGCGAGGACCCACCGGCGACGTTGTACCTCTGTTCTCGACGGGGCAGCGCTCGACCCGGAACCCGCGCCAGCGACATTAA
- a CDS encoding DUF4433 domain-containing protein — protein sequence MYRIWESGFAAVSPPGPSELNPADWIAWHFTHLGNVSSIAGRAALVCHSMGFPHVDIADHGIKNDRLSRRIDLPHPYPESVVGDHVPFYLAPRSPMLYRIANERHDQKSLVYFGVRLGDLIPEVTWCVSDGNARSEFTEFCASLDRVGSFVDFSTLKLKYWKSAEDSDRTRRRQAELLVHGRLPVSLVRYVVCKADETLAAARQALGVVGGMMQYQVEPRNYFMEIPDDR from the coding sequence ATGTATCGCATTTGGGAATCGGGTTTCGCCGCCGTCTCTCCGCCCGGGCCGTCTGAACTCAACCCAGCAGATTGGATCGCGTGGCACTTCACACACTTGGGCAACGTCTCCTCCATCGCGGGGCGAGCCGCGCTAGTTTGCCACTCGATGGGCTTCCCACATGTGGATATCGCTGACCACGGGATTAAGAACGACCGACTGAGCCGCCGAATTGATCTCCCACACCCCTACCCGGAATCGGTTGTAGGCGACCACGTACCGTTCTACCTCGCTCCCCGATCGCCGATGCTTTACCGTATCGCGAACGAGCGCCACGATCAGAAGTCACTCGTCTACTTCGGTGTTCGCTTAGGCGACCTAATCCCTGAGGTCACGTGGTGTGTTAGCGACGGCAACGCCAGGTCGGAATTCACCGAGTTCTGCGCATCACTCGACCGCGTTGGATCGTTTGTCGACTTCAGTACGTTGAAGCTCAAGTACTGGAAAAGCGCCGAAGACTCTGACCGGACGCGTCGACGGCAGGCCGAACTACTAGTTCACGGCCGCCTGCCGGTCTCGCTCGTTCGGTACGTGGTTTGTAAAGCCGACGAGACATTGGCCGCCGCCAGGCAGGCTCTGGGTGTTGTCGGTGGCATGATGCAGTATCAGGTCGAACCAAGGAACTACTTCATGGAGATTCCAGATGATCGTTGA
- the darG gene encoding type II toxin-antitoxin system antitoxin DNA ADP-ribosyl glycohydrolase DarG yields the protein MIVETSGDLLTADVDAIVNTVNCVGVMGKGIALQVKRRYPAVFDAYARECKRGNVQIGRMLPVPTNELTGPAWVINFPTKTHWRAPSRLSYISEGLFDLLRVVKELDLHAIAVPPLGAGNGGLDWADVAPMIREAFEQLEGVTVYLFAPTRTRQQIVSSGRIKMTRGRATVLALMDQYAEARAEVEPLSGKGLSHLEIQKLLYFADCVDPSLKLAYSQGRYGPYSDRARHLVLDMEGNFVSGFGDGADRVLDLRPIVPTERGRSELVHLLESAPDAVTHLVDRVMSIVHGYEEPYGLELLASTHWVVTHEQAGCPRKAAEAVRNWTERKGRIFTDRHVERAFRQLEAAGVIPAVS from the coding sequence ATGATCGTTGAGACCTCGGGTGATCTCCTCACGGCCGACGTGGATGCGATCGTCAACACCGTCAACTGCGTCGGAGTGATGGGCAAGGGGATCGCCCTCCAAGTGAAACGTCGTTATCCAGCAGTTTTCGACGCGTACGCCCGTGAGTGCAAACGTGGCAATGTCCAGATCGGCAGGATGTTGCCAGTGCCGACCAACGAGCTGACTGGACCCGCGTGGGTCATTAACTTTCCTACCAAGACCCATTGGCGCGCTCCGTCAAGGCTCAGTTACATCTCTGAGGGGTTGTTCGACCTGCTGCGCGTGGTGAAGGAGCTCGATCTGCACGCAATCGCCGTTCCGCCACTCGGAGCGGGCAACGGGGGATTGGACTGGGCAGACGTAGCGCCGATGATTCGGGAAGCTTTTGAACAGCTTGAGGGTGTCACGGTATATCTCTTCGCGCCTACGCGCACGCGTCAGCAAATCGTGTCGTCAGGCCGGATAAAGATGACACGAGGACGCGCTACTGTTCTCGCCCTCATGGATCAGTACGCCGAAGCGCGTGCCGAAGTCGAGCCGTTGTCGGGCAAAGGCCTCTCGCACTTGGAGATCCAGAAGTTGCTCTATTTCGCCGACTGCGTTGATCCATCTCTCAAACTTGCCTATTCGCAGGGTAGATACGGGCCATACAGCGATCGAGCGCGCCACTTGGTGCTGGACATGGAGGGTAACTTTGTCTCCGGATTTGGTGACGGTGCGGATAGAGTCCTGGACTTGAGGCCAATTGTTCCCACGGAACGTGGGCGATCAGAGTTAGTGCACCTTCTCGAATCTGCCCCGGATGCGGTGACCCACTTGGTTGACCGGGTTATGAGCATCGTCCATGGTTACGAGGAGCCGTACGGCCTTGAGCTGTTGGCCAGCACCCACTGGGTTGTTACGCACGAACAAGCCGGATGCCCCCGAAAAGCGGCCGAAGCGGTTCGGAACTGGACAGAGCGCAAGGGACGAATCTTCACCGATCGTCATGTTGAGCGTGCATTTCGACAGCTAGAGGCAGCGGGCGTCATCCCGGCGGTGAGCTAA
- the istA gene encoding IS21 family transposase: MKSARERMNIISAYHQVGSYRGAAELCGTTHKTVKRVVERAQTGGPPPREPRPRNVDPFTELVAERVDKSKGKMSAKRMLAIARAAGYQGSARNFRRLVAEQKVLWRKQNRHQRRPAVWSPGEYLVMDWAQAAPGLMVFCAVLAYSRWRFVRFAADEKASTTLAMIVAALEAIGGVPAKILADRMGCLKGGVVANVVVPTPDYVRFASHYGFVPDFCHGADPQSKGIVENLCGYAQDDLAVPLLTEAAITGEQVDLRALNAHAQAWCAEVNAAVHSEICAVPNDRLVDERTVLTALPSLRPTIGSGALRRKVDTLSCIRYGSARYSVPQRLVGATVAVVVDHGALILLEPATGAIVAEHELVGPGETSILDEHYDGPRRAPSRGPRPKTSAEEQFCALGAEAEQFLVGAAAIGNTRLKSELDTLIGLGAAHGEQALIDALRRAVAFRRFRAADVRSILAAGTGTPQPRPAGDALVLDLPTAETRSLEAYKISTTDGTAS; the protein is encoded by the coding sequence TTGAAGTCTGCAAGGGAGCGTATGAACATCATTTCGGCGTATCACCAGGTCGGGTCGTATCGCGGCGCGGCCGAGCTGTGCGGCACCACCCACAAGACGGTCAAACGGGTCGTTGAGCGGGCTCAGACCGGCGGGCCGCCGCCTCGGGAGCCGCGGCCCCGCAACGTCGATCCGTTCACCGAACTGGTGGCTGAGCGGGTCGACAAGTCCAAGGGCAAGATGTCGGCCAAGCGGATGCTGGCGATCGCCCGTGCCGCCGGATATCAAGGCTCGGCACGGAACTTCCGCCGGTTGGTGGCCGAGCAGAAAGTGTTGTGGCGCAAACAGAATAGACATCAGCGCCGCCCGGCGGTGTGGTCACCAGGTGAGTATCTGGTGATGGACTGGGCCCAGGCCGCGCCCGGATTGATGGTGTTTTGCGCGGTCCTGGCGTATTCGCGGTGGCGGTTCGTGCGCTTCGCTGCTGATGAGAAGGCATCGACCACGCTGGCGATGATCGTGGCAGCCCTCGAGGCGATCGGTGGGGTTCCGGCCAAGATCCTGGCCGACCGGATGGGCTGCCTCAAAGGCGGTGTGGTCGCCAATGTCGTTGTGCCCACGCCAGATTACGTGCGATTCGCCTCGCATTATGGGTTTGTTCCGGACTTCTGCCATGGTGCGGATCCGCAGTCGAAGGGCATCGTGGAGAACCTGTGTGGTTATGCCCAGGACGACCTTGCGGTTCCATTGCTGACCGAAGCCGCGATCACCGGTGAGCAGGTTGACCTGCGTGCTCTCAACGCCCACGCCCAAGCCTGGTGCGCCGAGGTCAACGCTGCGGTGCATTCGGAGATCTGCGCTGTGCCCAACGATCGATTGGTCGATGAACGCACCGTCCTTACGGCGCTGCCGTCGCTGCGGCCGACGATCGGTTCGGGGGCGCTGCGCCGTAAGGTCGACACTCTGTCGTGCATCCGCTATGGCTCGGCCCGCTACTCGGTGCCCCAGCGGCTCGTGGGTGCCACTGTCGCCGTGGTCGTCGATCACGGCGCCCTGATTCTGCTCGAACCGGCCACCGGGGCTATCGTGGCCGAACATGAGTTGGTGGGCCCGGGTGAGACCTCGATCCTCGATGAGCATTACGACGGTCCCCGCCGGGCGCCCTCACGCGGTCCACGCCCGAAAACCTCAGCGGAGGAACAGTTCTGCGCTCTAGGCGCCGAAGCGGAGCAATTCCTGGTCGGTGCTGCTGCCATCGGTAACACCCGACTGAAGTCCGAACTCGACACCCTGATCGGGTTGGGCGCCGCTCATGGCGAGCAGGCGTTGATCGACGCGCTGCGCCGGGCGGTGGCGTTTCGACGGTTCCGCGCCGCCGACGTGCGCTCGATCCTGGCCGCCGGCACCGGCACCCCACAACCCCGTCCGGCCGGCGACGCTCTGGTCTTAGACCTCCCCACCGCCGAGACCCGGTCCTTGGAGGCCTACAAGATCAGCACCACCGACGGGACGGCATCATGA
- the istB gene encoding IS21-like element helper ATPase IstB, whose translation MTATGTGTVKPAAPASVAPLAADLDAALRRLKLATVRRNAAEVLQVAKTQRWTPEELLRTLVAAEIAARDASNTANRLKAAAFPVTKTLDGFDVSGSSVTQATFDYLSSLEWIRAQQNLAVIGPPGTGKSHLLITCGNAAVHAGFKVRYFTAADLIEVLYRGLADNTVGKIIDTLLRADLVILDEIGFAPLDDTGTQLLFRLVAAGYERRSLAIASHWPFEQWGRFLPEHTTAASILDRLLHHARKGPPRVSQSPATGRGLFLAKNGDFQMAIDRGSGVRVPLAPPLWALRILPGCGVHRTTMDGTTPPLGLPA comes from the coding sequence ATGACCGCCACCGGCACCGGCACCGTCAAACCAGCCGCACCGGCGTCGGTGGCGCCACTGGCTGCTGACCTCGACGCCGCGCTGCGGCGGCTGAAGTTGGCCACGGTGCGCCGCAACGCCGCCGAAGTGCTGCAGGTGGCCAAGACCCAACGCTGGACCCCCGAGGAGCTCCTGCGAACGTTGGTCGCCGCCGAGATCGCCGCCCGCGACGCCTCCAACACCGCCAACCGCCTCAAGGCCGCAGCGTTTCCCGTCACCAAGACCCTCGACGGGTTCGACGTGTCGGGGTCCTCGGTCACCCAAGCCACGTTCGACTACCTGTCAAGCCTGGAATGGATTCGGGCGCAACAGAATCTGGCAGTCATCGGTCCGCCGGGCACAGGCAAGAGCCACCTGCTCATCACCTGCGGAAACGCCGCCGTGCACGCCGGATTCAAAGTCCGCTACTTCACCGCCGCCGACCTCATCGAGGTGCTCTACCGCGGTCTGGCCGACAACACCGTCGGCAAGATCATCGACACACTGCTACGCGCAGACCTCGTCATCTTGGATGAGATCGGCTTCGCCCCACTCGACGACACCGGAACCCAACTGCTGTTCCGGCTCGTCGCGGCCGGCTACGAGCGCCGCTCGTTGGCCATCGCCTCACACTGGCCCTTCGAACAATGGGGCCGCTTCCTGCCCGAACACACCACCGCGGCCAGCATCCTCGACCGGCTCCTGCACCACGCAAGAAAGGGGCCGCCAAGAGTTAGCCAATCACCCGCAACGGGGCGGGGACTCTTCCTGGCCAAAAACGGGGACTTCCAGATGGCCATTGACAGGGGGTCAGGGGTTCGAGTCCCCTTAGCTCCACCGTTGTGGGCGCTTCGGATCTTGCCTGGGTGTGGTGTTCATCGCACGACGATGGATGGGACGACGCCGCCGCTGGGTTTGCCGGCTTAG